ACAAGGAAGTTCAGCACCACAGCAGTATGCAATTCCTTCCTGTTTTAAAGCTATTCCAGGAGAAGAGGAGGAAGTCATACATCTTACTCCAGTAGAGGCAGAACCATATACCATATTAATTGCTGCTACTTCAGATTCTGCTTGAACAAAAGTCCCACCTTCTATTTTTGGAAGTTCTTTTGACATATACTCAGGAATTTCATTTTGAGGAGTTATAGGATAACCAAAAAAATGTAAACATCCAGCTTTAATAGCAGAAGCTCCTAAAACTTCAGATCCTTTCATCAATTTTTTTTCATTTCACACCGTCCTTTTATGTAAGTATTTTATAGTTTTTTAATGGTTATGACTGAGTCAGGACACATTAAAGCACAGCTTTTACAACCAATACATTTATTTTTTGATCTTCATACACAGGATGATATCCTTTAGAATTAACTACATTTTCATTAAGTTTCAGTATTTTTAAAGGACATACTTCAACACATAAACCACAGCCTTTGCAAATATCAATTTTAAAGTTAAGGTCAATTTTAGTCATAATTTTTTTATGATATTTAAATATCATAACCTCCTTATATAAATTTAGATTGATAAAGGTAATCTATAACCCATTTTATTTCATCCAATTTTTTCTGTTAAAAAGTTCATCTATATAAAATATATTTTCACTTTTTAATTTCTTTTGAACATTTTTATTTTTTTGTAAAAGTACAGTATAAATAAGAGGTATATTTAATTTATAACTTACATTAAGAATAATTTTTTCTGCTGTTATAAGATCTTCTTCGGTTGAATATTCTAAGAGATTTGAGTTATTAATAATACCTGTTATTTTAAAGCCAGAAAAATTTTCATATTCTTTGATTAAATGAATAATTTTTTCTTCACTATCAGTTTCTTCTCTGTATATATTACAAATTAACCACATATCATATGTAAAACTTTTATCTTTTAATGCTGTTAAAAGTTTTAAACCATTGATACTTCCAGCAAGGTCTATAATAATATTCTCTTTTTTTTCAGTTAAAAGAGATTCAAAGCCATAGCTTATTGCTGGAAGATCAATTCCATTATAATCAAAATTTGAAGAACCCCAGATTTTTATTCCTAATTTTTCTAACATTTCTCTGTTTTCCCGTGAACGATAATAAACATTTATTACATCTAAATCAACTAAATTTATTTTTTCTTTCTGTTTTGCTAAAAAAAGAGAATATTGAATAGAAAATTCAGTTTTTCCACTTCCCGTATTTCCAGTTAAAATTAAAACTTTATTATGTTTTTTCATAAAATATTCTCCTTTTTTTAGTAATTATTTATAAAGAACATTTTGATTTGTGAACTGAATACATATGGCTATTATTAAGATTTACATCAACATATTGGTCAATTAAATCTAATGTATGATATAATTTTTCAAGATGTATGTTATGATTTATTCCCATTCCATTTAACATATTAACAAAATCTTCAGTAGCAACATTTCCTGCTGCTCCAGGAGCAAAGGGACATCCTCCTAAGCCACCAATAGAAGTTTCAAAAATAGAATATCCTAATTGCAGTGCAACAAGCATATTTGCTAATCCCATTCCACGAGTATCATGAATATGTAAAATAATATTTTCAGTTCCTACTTGTTCTTTTACTTGTTTTAATATCTTTTCAACTAATACAGGGTTACCTAGTCCAACAGTATCAGCAAGCATTATTTCTTTGACCCCTATTTTTTTTGCTTTTTCTATAAGTTCAGAAACTCTTTCAGGTTTTATTTCTTCACCAAAAGGGCAACCAAATACTGTGGCGAGGTCTAAACGAAATTTCATATTAGGATATTTATATACCATTTCTTCTAATTCCTTAAAACTTTCTTCTACAGTGCGATTTACATTTGCTTTGTTATGAGCTTCACTTACAGAAATAACTACAGAAATAACTTCAGCACCAGAGGAAATAGCATTTTCTATACCTTTTTTATTTGGACAAAGAACAATAACTTCATATTTTCTTTCATTTTTTTAACACAAGTTTCACATATTTCTTTTGAATCTACCATTTGAGGAATCCATTTTGGATTTACAAATGAGGTAATTTCTATTTTATTACATCCTGCTTCTTCTAATGAGTCTATTATTTCTAATTTATGTTTAGTTTCAATGAAAGTTTTTATATTTTGAAAGCCATCACGAGGTCCTACTTCAACAATTTGGACTTTTTCAGGTAAATTCATTTAAGTACCTCCTATTTAGATAAATTACATAACTCCTTTTTCTTGATAATTTTTTATCTCTTCTTCAGACAGGTTTAATATTTTTTTATATATTTCTTCTGTATGTTGACCAAGAAGAGGAGCACAAGTTCTTATTTTTGGCATAGTATCCATAAGTTTTATAGGATTTCCATTTACTCTCATAGTTCCTATTATTGGGTGTTCTATAGTGACAAACATTTCTCTTTCTTCTGCAATATGTTTATCCTCAGTAATATCTTTAAGATTTAGAATAGGAGCAGCAGGAACTCCAGCAGCGAGAATCATCTCTACAGCTTCTTTTGAAGTAACAGTTACAGACCATTT
Above is a window of Fusobacterium varium DNA encoding:
- a CDS encoding 2-oxoacid:acceptor oxidoreductase, delta subunit, pyruvate/2-ketoisovalerate family: MIFKYHKKIMTKIDLNFKIDICKGCGLCVEVCPLKILKLNENVVNSKGYHPVYEDQKINVLVVKAVL
- the yngG_1 gene encoding Hydroxymethylglutaryl-CoA lyase yngG: MVYKYPNMKFRLDLATVFGCPFGEEIKPERVSELIEKAKKIGVKEIMLADTVGLGNPVLVEKILKQVKEQVGTENIILHIHDTRGMGLANMLVALQLGYSIFETSIGGLGGCPFAPGAAGNVATEDFVNMLNGMGINHNIHLEKLYHTLDLIDQYVDVNLNNSHMYSVHKSKCSL
- the yngG_2 gene encoding Hydroxymethylglutaryl-CoA lyase yngG, which produces MNLPEKVQIVEVGPRDGFQNIKTFIETKHKLEIIDSLEEAGCNKIEITSFVNPKWIPQMVDSKEICETCVKKMKENMKLLFFVQIKKV